The following proteins are encoded in a genomic region of Odontesthes bonariensis isolate fOdoBon6 chromosome 19, fOdoBon6.hap1, whole genome shotgun sequence:
- the LOC142368764 gene encoding transforming protein p54/c-ets-1-like: MDCDTYELDSLEVPLLTPTSKEVLSQAVKASFAGFAQEIVNCHFPHDPTMWSEWEVNHWMDWCQSEFGLHCLASDLRGLQGSELCGLDREAFLGLMSDSAAGEILWEHLETMRRENDCDCSSSLPTCRMSSYCQLQIHKENYSEYVQEHSDKPNYQIQYHPIESTNFHTLEPVTVQHEGCYLVKTEHPDRNVRSAALMPEREGNRGTKEQGLLAVDLADDQTSSNEEAGTSLKDDLVGDWMSSDKEAGTPVADDLAGDQMSSDKGAGTSLVDEQGDDQTNNKGTGICLKDGWISGGWPDIRRSRSISGRQLDYQELAETAAEANQPLEELDQELEETVAQEWMLAMDQEQGKPALDLGQVLEEHPALAQTQTHSEANSVHSGDSDIVGSQPWTAPFHDIEPVMEESMSYDALMLPQKHKSFKDYVSNKRDLGRAVIPAAILAGYTGSGPIQLWQFLLELLTDRSCQSYISWTGDGWEFKLTDPDEVALLWGRRKNKPKMNYEKLSRGLRYYYDKNIIRKTAGKRYVYRFVCNLEGLLGYEPSELHAMLDISNKRHS, encoded by the exons ATCCGACCATGTGGTCTGAGTGGGAGGTAAACCACTGGATGGACTGGTGCCAGTCTGAGTTTGGTCTTCACTGCCTGGCCTCAGACTTGAGAGGTCTGCAGGGCAGTGAGCTGTGTGGCCTGGACAGAGAGGCTTTCCTGGGTCTGATGTCTGACTCTGCTGCAGGAGAGATCCTGTGGGAGCACCTGGAGACCATGAGACGAG AGAATGACTGTGACTGCAGTTCCTCCTTACCCACCTGCAGAATGTCATCCTACTGCCAGCTTCAGATCCACAAAG AAAACTACTCAGAGTATGTTCAGGAGCATTCAGACAAACCTAATTACCAAATCCAGTATCACCCCATTGAGAGCACAAACTTCCACACTCTGGAGCCTGTGACTGTACAACATGAAGGGTGCTATCTGGTGAAAACAGAACATCCTGACAGGAACGTCAGGTCTGCCGCTCTGATGCCAGAAAGAGAAGGGAACAGAG GGACAAAGGAGCAGGGACTTCTGGCAGTTGACCTGGCAGACGACCAGACATCCAGCAACGAAGAAGCAGGGACGTCTTTGAAGGATGACCTGGTGGGTGACTGGATGTCCAGCGACAAAGAAGCAGGGACCCCTGTGGCGGACGACCTGGCTGGTGATCAGATGTCCAGCGACAAAGGTGCAGGGACCTCACTGGTGGATGAACAGGGAGACGACCAGACCAACAACAAAGGAACAGGAATCTGTTTGAAGGATGGCTGGATATCAGGCGGATGGCCGGACATCAGGCGGAGCAGGAGCATCTCAGGCAGGCAGCTGGAT TATCAGGAGCTGGCTGAGACAGCAGCTGAGGCGAACCAGCCACTGGAGGAGCTGGACCAGGAACTGGAGGAGACTGTGGCTCAGGAGTGGATGCTGGCAATGGACCAGGAGCAGGGAAAGCCAGCACTGGATCTGGGACAGGTACTGGAGGAGCACCCAGCTCTGGCTCAAACAC AGACGCACTCAGAAGCAAACAGCGTTCACAGCGGCGACTCTGACATTGTAGGTTCTCAACCCTGGACAGCTCCATTCCATGATATTGAACCCGTAATGGAAGAGAGTATGTCTTATGATGCCCTCATGTTACCGCAGAAACACAAAAGCTTTAAAGATTATGTAAGCAACAAAAGAGATCTGGGTAGAGCTGTGATACCAGCAGCCATCCTTGCTGGTTACACTG GTAGTGGTCCCATTCAGCTTTGGCAGTTTCTACTCGAACTTCTGACAGACCGCAGCTGTCAGTCATATATAAGCTGGACGGGAGATGGGTGGGAATTCAAGCTAACGGATCCTGATGAG GTAGCCCTGCTGTGGGGTAGGAGGAAGAACAAACCAAAGATGAACTATGAGAAACTGAGTCGGGGCCTACGCTACTATTATGACAAGAACATAATCCGCAAGACAGCTGGCAAACGCTACGTGTATCGCTTTGTCTGCAACTTGGAAGGCCTGTTGGGATATGAACCCAGCGAGCTGCATGCTATGTTGGACATCAGCAACAAGAGGCACTCATGA